The Gemmobacter aquarius genome contains the following window.
AGGCAGGGGCTTGAACCCGACGGAGAGACCGGATGCCCGGAAACATGACGATGGACGCGCTGAAGGATGCCGTGGCGCGCGGCGAGATCGATACCGTGCTGGTCGCAGGGGTCGATATGCAGGGGCGCCTGATGGGCAAGCGTTTTCACGCCGCCTTTTTCGTGAACGGCGGGCATGAGGAAACGCATTGCTGCAACTATCTGCTGACCGTGGATATGGAGATGAACACGGTGCAGGGTTACAAATCGACAAGCTGGGAAACCGGCTATGGCGATTACGTGATGAAGCCCGACCTGTCGACGCTGCGCCCCTTGCCGTGGCTGCCCGGCACCGCGCTGGTGCTGTGCGATCTGCTGGACCATCACACGCATGAGGAGGTGCCGCATTCGCCACGCGCGATCCTGAAGCGGCAGGTGGCGCGGGCGCGGGCGATGGGGTTCGAGCCGATGATGGCGACGGAACTCGAATTCTACATCTTCGAGAACAGCTACGAGTCGTTCCGCGACAACGGGTTCGGCGGGCTGAAGCCGATCAGCGCCTATAACGAGGATTATCACATCTTCCAGACCAGCAAGGAAGAAGAGGTGATGCGGGCGGTTCGCAACGGGCTTTATGCGGCGGGGATTCCGGTGGAAAACTCGAAAGGCGAGGCCGAGGCGGGGCAGGAAGAGATCAACTATCGCTACTCGGACGCGCTGGATACGGCGGACAACCATTCGATCATCAAGACGGCGGTCAAGGAAATCGCATGGTCCAAGGGGCGGTCGGTGACCTTCATGGCCAAGTATGACCATCGGCGTGCGGGATCGTCGAGCCATGTGCACCAGTCGCTCTGGTCGGTGGATGGTAAGCCGCTGTTCGTCGACAAGGCTGACAAGCACGGCATGAGCGAGGTGATGAAGCAGTTCCTTGCAGGCCAATTGGCCCACGCGCAGGAGATCACGCTGTTTCTGGCGCCTTATGTCAACAGCTACAAGCGGTTCACCGTGGGGATGTTCGCGCCGACGAAAGCGGTGTGGTCGTCGGACAACCGCACGGCGGGGTTCCGGATTTGCGGCGAGCATACCAAGGGGATACGCGTCGAATGCCGGATTCCGGGCAGCGACGTGAACCCCTATCTGTGCTGTGCTGCTTTGCTGGCGGCGGGGCTGGACGGGATCGAGAAGAAGATGGAGTTGGAACCCGAGATGCGCGGCGATATGTATGCCGCCAAGGGGATCCGCGAGATACCGAAGAACCTGCGCGAGGCGGCGGCGCTGGCCAACGGGTCGGCCATGCTGCGGGCGGCCTTTGGCGACGACGTGGTGGACCATTACCACCATGCCGCCCAGTGGGAAATTGCCGAGACCGACCGCGTGGTGACGGATTTCGAGGTGCAACGCCTGCTTGAACGGGCGTAAGGACGGGCAGCGGTGCGCGGTGAACGCGCACCCTACACGGCGAAGGACGGGGTGAAAGCGGGGCGGTGGGTGCAGAGCACCCACCCTACGCAACGGGGCGCATGTCCCGCAGGAAATGGCAAGTAGGGTGGGTGCTTTGCACCCACCGCAGGGGGCGGGACGCCCGAAGGTGAAGCGATGAAGCCGATACAGTTGATCTCTCCGGTGGATGGTTCGGTCTATGCCGAGCGGACGCCGCTATCGCATGACGCGGCGGTTGCTGCCGTTGCCCGCGCCAAGGCGGCGCAAAAGGCCTGGGCGGCGCGGCCCTTGACCGAGCGTGTGGCGCTGGTGCAGGCGGGGGTTGCCAAGCTGAACGGGATGTCGGCGGTGATCGTCGAGGAGCTGGCGTGGCAGATGGGCCGCCCCACCCGTTTCGGCGGGGAATTCGGCGGGGTGAATGCGCGGACCGACTATATGGCGGGGATCGCGGCCGAGACGCTGGCGCCGAAGATGGTCGAGGACAGCGACACGTTCCGTCGCTACCTCGCGCGTGAGGCGCTTGGGGTCGTGTTCATCGTGGCGCCGTGGAATTACCCGTACCTGACCACCATCAACACGCTGGTGCCTGCGCTGATCGCGGGCAACTCGGTCGTGCTGAAGGCATCGAGCCAGACGTTGCTGGTGGGCGAGCGGATGGCGGAAGCCTTCCATGCGGCGGGCGTGCCTGCGGATGTGTTCCAGAACGTGGTGCTGGACCATGCGACGACGGAGGCCCTGATCGGGGCGCGGGCCTTTGGATTCGTGAACTTCACCGGATCGGTCGGCGGCGGCGTGGCGATGGAGAAGGCGGCTGCGGGGACGTTTACCCCGCTTGGGCTGGAATTGGGCGGCAAGGATCCGGGCTATGTGCGGGCGGATGCCAATCTGGATGCGGCGGTCGATACGCTGATGGACGGGGCGATGTTCAACTCGGGGCAGTGCTGCTGCGGGATCGAGCGGATCTACGTGCATGAAAGCCTGTATGACGCTTTCGTCGAAAAGGCGGTGGCTTGGGTCAACGCGCTGAAACTGGGCAATCCGTTCGATGCGGCCACGACGCTGGGGCCGATGGCGAACAAACGGTTCGCCGCCGTGGTGCGCGGGCAGGTGGCCGAGGCGATTGCGGCAGGGGCGATGCCGCTGATCGATCCGGCGAATTTCCCTGCCGATGACGGCGGGGCTTACCTTGCGCCGCAGGTGCTGGTGAATGTCGACCATTCCATGCGGGTGATGACCGAAGAGAGCTTTGGCCCCGTGGTCGGGATCATGAAGGTCAAGGACGATGCCGAAGCCATCGCGCTGATGAACGACAGCCCTTACGGGTTGACGGCAAGCGTCTGGACGGAAGATTACGACACCGCAGCCGCCATCGGGGCGCAGATCGAGACGGGCACCGTTTTCATGAACCGCGCCGATTACCTCGACCCCGCCTTGTGCTGGACGGGGTGCAAGGACACGGGGCGCGGCGGGTCGCTTTCCTATCTCGGGTTCCATTCGGTGACCCGACCGAAATCCTATCATTTCAAAAAGGTGTGACATGAGCCACAACGTTCCCAATCGCAACTGGTCCTATCCGACCGCGATCAAGTTCGGCGTGGGCCGGATTTCCGAACTGGCCGAGCATTGCGCGGCGGCAGGGGTGAAAAAGCCCCTGCTGGTGACCGACAAGGCGCTGGCGAGCCTGCCGATCACGGCGGCGGCGCTGGACGGGCTGGCGGCGGCGGGGCTGGGCAGGTCGGTGTTTTCCGAGGTCGACCCGAACCCGAACGAGGGCAACATGGCAGCGGGGATCGCTGTCTATCTGGCCGGTGGCCATGACGGGGTGATCTGCTTCGGTGGCGGATCGGCCTTGGACCTTGGCAAGATGATCGCGCTGATGGCGCATCAGCGGGCCGACCTGTCGGTCTGGGATCTGGAGGATATCGACGACTGGTTCACCCGTGCGGATGCGGGCAAGATCGCGCCGATCATCGCGGTGCCGACCACGGCGGGGACCGGTTCGGAAGTGGGCCGCGCGGGCGTGCTGACCAATTCGGTGACGCATAAGAAGAAGATCATCTTCCATCCCAAGCTGATGCCGGTGGTGACGATCTGTGACCCTGCCTTGACGGTGGGGATGCCCAAGTTCATCACCGCAGGCACGGGCATGGACGCGCTGGCGCATTGTCTGGAAGCCTATTGCAGCCCGTTCTACCATCCGATGTCGCAGGGTATCGCGCTGGAGGGGATGCGGCTTGTGTTCGAGAACCTGCCCACGGCTTACGGCGACCCGACCAACCTCGAGGCCCGCGCCCATATGATGAGCGCGGCGGCGATGGGGGCCGTGGCCTTCCAGAAGGGGCTCGGGGCGATCCATGCGCTGAGCCATCCGATCGGGGCGGTCTACAACACCCATCACGGCACGACAAATGCGGTGGTGATGCCCATGGTGCTCGACTTCAACCGCCCCGCCATCGAGGCGCGGCTGGAGAAGGCTGCGGCCTATATCGGCATTGCGGGCGGGTTTGACGGGTTCCGGCAGGCGGTGATGAACCTGCGGACGGTGCTGGGGATTCCGGCGAACCTGACCGCGATGGGGGTCGAGGCCGCGCGGCTGGACGCGTTGACCGAAATGGCGCTGGAAGACCCGTCTTGCGGCGGCAATCCGGTGGAATTGACGCGCGCCAATACACGGGCGCTGTTTGACGCCTGCATGTGAGTGCTGAGGGCGGGGGGACGGCCGTCCCCCCGCACCCCCCATAACCGATGAAGGCCCCGTTCCATGACCGAGCGCAGCGAAATCGCCGTGATCGGCGCAGGCGTGATAGGCCTTGCCGTGGCCGAGCGGCTGCTGGCCGAGGGGCGCGAGGTCACGCTGGTCGATCCGGGCGAGCCGGGGGCGGGGGCGTCTTACGGGAACGCCGGCACAATTGCAGATTACGCGGTGATGCCGGTGGGCAGCCCCGATGTGCTGCGGAACCTGCCTTCGTTGTTGTTCGACAAGATGTCGCCGCTGTCGATCCGGCGCGCGGCGATTGCGTCGCTGATGCCTTGGCTGATGCGCTTTGCCGCGCAATCGCTGCCCGGACCGACCGCGCGGAACGCTGCGGCGATTGCGCGGCTGCTGGCCGATGCCTGCCCGTCATGGCTGGATTTGGCCGACCGGATCGGCGGCGACGGCATCATGCAAAAACGCGGCTGTCTTTACGTCTACGAGACGAAGGCCGCCTTTCGCGCTGCCGAGGCCGATATGGCGTTTCGGCGGACACTCGGGATTACGGTCGATCTGGTCGGCCCTGCGGTGCTGCGCCAGATGGAACCGGGGTTGCCCGAGGTCGAGGGCGGGGCTGCGTTCTTTCCCAAGGCAGTGTTCCTGAACGATCCGGGCGCGATGATGCGGCTGCTGGCGGCCCATGTCGGAAGCGGGGCGCGGGTCATTCGCGCAAGGGCGGAACGGCTGGAGCGGCGGGTGGACGGGATCGTGGTCAGTGGACCGGGGTTTGCGCTGCATGCGCGCAAGGTGGTGCTGGCGGCGGGGGCCCATTCGCGGGCGCTGGCGGCGCAGGCGGGCGACCGCGTGCCGCTCGATACCGAACGGGGTTATCATGTCGAATGGGACATGGAGGCACCGCGTCTCATGCGGCCCGCCTGCCCCACGGCGCGGGGCTTTTATCTGTGCCCGATGCAAGGGCGCTTGCGGGTGGCGGGGACGGTGGAACTGGGCGGGCTGAGAGCGCCTCCCTCGCCTCATCGCATCGCGAAACTGGTCGAGGGCGCGCGGGCGATCTTTCCCGACCTGCCCGAACCGAGCCGCGAATGGATGGGGTTTCGCCCGTCGGTCCCCGACTCGGTGCCGGTGATCGGGCCGTCGTCGCGGGGCGATGACGTGATCCACGCTTACGGCCACGGCCATATCGGCCTGACGCTGGCCCCGATCACGGCGCGGATCGTGGCCGATCTGGTAGCGGGTCGCGCGCCCGAGCTTGACCTTTCATCCTATCTTCCAACCCGTTTCTGAACGGAGCCGCTGGCGCGGCACGCGGTCAGCGCCTTGCGGCGCGGGTTCAGGGGGCGCGAGCGCCCCCTCTTGGCCGTGCCGGCCAATTCACCCCAGAGGATATTTGAGGACAGAAAATGAACTGTATCGGCATTTTCTGTCCTTAAATATCCTGCAGGGGGAAGGCTCGCTTGCGAGCCGTGGGGGCGGCATACGCCCCCTTGCTGCGGCGGGGCTTGACCATGCCTTGCCGGATGGGCGAATTGGGCTTGGCATGAAGGGGACGGGCATGGGACAGCGGGCATTGGTGACGGGGTCGGCCGGGTTCATCGGGTATCACCTGACGGCGCGGTTGTTGGCCGAGGGGTGGAGTGTCACCGGCCTCGATGCGATGACCGACTATTATGACGTAAGCCTGAAGCAACGGCGGCACGGGATGCTGGCCCAGCAGCCGGGGTTCCGCCCGGTCGAAGGGCGGGTCGAGACGGCTGGGCTGGTGCGCGAACTGGCCGAGGGGGTGGATGTGATCGTCCACCTTGCGGCGCAGGCGGGGGTGCGCCATTCCATCGACGCGCCGCGGTCTTACGTCGAGGCGAACCTGATCGGCACCTTCGAGGTGCTCGAGGCGGCGCGGGCGGTGCAGCCTGCGCATCTGTTGATGGCCTCGACCTCATCTGTCTACGGGGCCAATACCGAGATGCCCTATGCCGAGGTGCACAAGGCCGACAGCCCCATGTCGTTCTATGCCGCCACCAAGAAGGCGACCGAGGCGATGGGCCATTCCTATGCACATCTTTACGCTATTCCCACGACCATGTTCCGCTTCTTTACGGTCTATGGTCCCTGGGGGCGGCCCGACATGGCACTGTTCAAATTCGTCCGCGCCATCCTCGCGGGGGAACCGATCGACATTTACAACCATGGCGACATGCGGCGGGATTTTACCTATGTCGACGATCTGGTCGAAGGGATCGTGCGGCTGATTGGCGTGCCGCCGGGCGGGGAAGCGGTGGGCGGGATGGACAGTCTGTCCGCCGTCGCGCCGTTTCGCGTGGTCAATATCGGCAATGGCGCGCCGGTCGGGTTGATGGAGTTCGTTAGCGCGATCGAGGCTGCACTGGGGCAGAGCGCCGAAAAGCGGTTCCTGCCGATGCAGGCGGGCGACGTGCCCGCCACATGGGCCGATGCGGCGCTGATCGAGGCGCTGACCGGCACCCTGCCCCGCACCGGCATAGCCGAGGGGGTGGGGCGTTTCGTTGCATGGTACCGCGACTATTACCGGGTCTAGGCCAGCGGTCCCTTGGTCACATAGTCTTGATAATCCTGCTTGGGGTCGGCCCCGAGCAGCATCTTGAGGCCCGCGACGAGGCTTGATCCGTTGAGCCACATCTCGGCCTGTGACGGGTCGAAGCGGAGCAGGAGGAGCGTTGGGTCGTCCTGCCCTTGGGGATACCATGCGGCGACGAAGGGATTCCAGAGTTTTGCCACCCTCGCGCGGTCGGTATCGGGCGAAAGCAGGCCATGGACGGTGGCAAACACATCGTGGCCTTTGGAAGCGAAGGTGAAGAAGGCTTGGCTGGTGGTTTGCACCGCTTCGCCAAGTTCGGTTTCCTTGGAGGTGAATATCCACAAGGGGCCGTGATCGGCGTCCCCCTCGGTCATCACGGTCATCGGGCGCGGCGCGGCTTCGCCGCCTTGCAGGCCCAGCATGACAGTCCGGTCGGAATGGAGGGCGCGCCAGAAGCGGGCGCGGATATCGGCATCGTCGGTCATGGAATTTCCCTTTCCCTGTGTCGGAAAGGGAACGCATCCGAGGCCGTGACCGTTCCCCTGCGCTGCGCGTTGGCGGGTCTGGTGCTTCGCGTCGCAGGCCGGCGCGCGGGTCAGAGCATACCCGGCACGACCTGATCGGGCGGGCGGTGGCCATCGGCGAAGGTCTTGATGTTGATGATGACTTTTTCGCCCATCTCGATCCGGCCTTCGCGGGTCGCCGATCCCATATGCGGCAAGAGGACCACGTTGGGGAGTTCGCGCAGGCGGGGGTTGATCTCGGCCCCGCGTTCGTAGACGTCGAGACCCGCGCCCGCCAATTCACCCGCGCGCAGCATGCGGGTCAGGGCGTTTTCGTCGATCACCTCGCCGCGCGACGTGTTCACGATCACGGCGGTGGGTTTCATCAGTTTCAGGCGCCGCGCGTTCATCAGGTGGAAGGTCGAGGGCGTATGCGGACAGTTAACGCTTATCACATCCATCCGGCTGACCATCTGGTCGAGGCTTTCCCAATAGGTCGCTTCGAGTTCGGCTTCCACCTCGGGGCGGACGCGGCGGCGGTTGTGGTAATGGACCTGCATCCCGAAGGCGCGGGCGCGGCGGGCCACGGCCTGACCGATGCGCCCCATGCCGAGGATGCCGAGGCGTTTGCCGCCGATCCGGCCACCCAGCAAGGACAGGGGCGACCAGCCGTGCCAGTCGCCCGATTGCATCAGCGCGAGCCCTTCGGGGATGCGGCGGGTGACGGCAAGCACAAGCGCCATGGCCATGTCGGCGGTGTCTTCGGTCAGCACGCCGGGAGTGTTCGACACAAGGATGCCGCGCGACCGCGCCGTGCCCACGTCGATATGGTCGACGCCCGCGCCGTAATTGGCGATCAGCTTCAGCCGGTCGCCCGCCTGCGCCAGAAGGCCTGCGTCTATCGCGTCGGTGATCGTGGGCACAAGAACATCGGCGCGGCGCAGGGCGCTGGCCAGTTCGTCGCGGGTCATGGGCGCGTCTGTGTCGCGCAGTTCTACGTCGAAAAGTTCGGTCATGCGGGTTTCGACCGCTTCTGGCAACCGTCGCGTCACGACAACACTCAGCCGGGTTGCGGGCATGAGGTTCCTCCCTTGCACTTCCAAATCCGCATCATGGGTGGCAAAGTGGCGGGAAGCGGGGAAAGGCACAAGACCCTGCTGGGACGGGGCGCCGGAAAGAGCGCCGTGGAACGGGCAACAAGGCAGAGCGAAGGGCCGGGCGACCGGTGTCTTTTCGCGAGATGGACACAGGCGGACGCAATGGGAATTGGCAAGCGGGCGGTGATCGGCTTTTGCATGATCGTCTTGGCCGGGGTCGTGGGGGCCGGGGTCGTGGCGGCCGAGGAGCTTGGGGCAAAGCGCCCCGCACCGCGCCCCGAGACGCTGGCGGCCCCCTTCATCGACGGGGCGGAGGCGGCCGGGGTCAAGGAAGCGCCGGCGCTTGCCGCGCCGCAGGTCCAGCCTGCGATTGCCAAGCCGCGGGTGCCGCCGCGTGATCCGACGCGGGGGTCGGTGACGAACCTGCCCTTGCCGCGCTTTGTCAGCCTGAAGGGCAACGAGGGAAATGCGCGGCGTGGACCGGGGTTGACGCACCGTATCGACTGGGTGTTCACCCGCTCGGGCATGCCGCTGCGGATCACGGCGGAATACGAGCATTGGCGCCGGATCGAGGATGCCGATGGTGCGGGCGGCTGGGTGCATTACGCGCTGCTTTCGGGCGTGCGCTCGGCGCTGGTGACTGCCGATGTCGCCGATTTCCGCGATGCGCCACGCGATGACGCCGAGGTTTCGTTTCAGGCCGAGCGCAATGTCGTGGGATGGATACAGGAATGTGTGCCGGACTGGTGCCGCCTGTCGGTCGATGGTGAAAAGGGCTGGGTGCGGACGTCGGCGCTTTGGGGTGTCGATCCGGGTGAGGTGATCGAATAGCAGCCGCAAGGCAGGGATAGACCGGATTTCCGGTTTTGACGCCACCTTTTGCGTGACTGTTATTGTTCAAACGTATAATTCATATGGTGCCCTGTTGTTGCGGATTGCCTGCCCATGACCGTCGCCCCGACCAATACACGCCGACCCTACCGCCGCGAGGGCGAGGAGAAGCGGCGTGACGATCTGATCGCCGCGGCGATCCAGCTTGTGGCCGAGGGCGGCGCCGCTGCGGCGACCGTTCGCGCGATTGCCGAACGGGCGGGGGTCACGCCCGGATTGATCCGGCATTACTTCGCCTCGAAGGAAGAGCTGACCCAGACCGCCTATCGCAGCGTTATGGAGGGGATGACGCAAAGCGCCGTGCAATCGCTGGCCGATGCGGCGGTGGATGACCCCTTGGCGCGGCTTGCGGTTTTCGTGGCGTCGAATTTCCAGCCTGCGATCCTCGACCCTGTCGTGCTGGCGGTCTGGGCGGCCTATCTGCACCGGTCGCGCACCGATCCGGCGATGATGTCGGTGCATGAGGCGGCCTATCTGGGCTTCCGCACGCAGTTGCAGGGGCTGATCGCCGCCCTGCCCGGACGC
Protein-coding sequences here:
- a CDS encoding glutamine synthetase family protein; this translates as MPGNMTMDALKDAVARGEIDTVLVAGVDMQGRLMGKRFHAAFFVNGGHEETHCCNYLLTVDMEMNTVQGYKSTSWETGYGDYVMKPDLSTLRPLPWLPGTALVLCDLLDHHTHEEVPHSPRAILKRQVARARAMGFEPMMATELEFYIFENSYESFRDNGFGGLKPISAYNEDYHIFQTSKEEEVMRAVRNGLYAAGIPVENSKGEAEAGQEEINYRYSDALDTADNHSIIKTAVKEIAWSKGRSVTFMAKYDHRRAGSSSHVHQSLWSVDGKPLFVDKADKHGMSEVMKQFLAGQLAHAQEITLFLAPYVNSYKRFTVGMFAPTKAVWSSDNRTAGFRICGEHTKGIRVECRIPGSDVNPYLCCAALLAAGLDGIEKKMELEPEMRGDMYAAKGIREIPKNLREAAALANGSAMLRAAFGDDVVDHYHHAAQWEIAETDRVVTDFEVQRLLERA
- a CDS encoding aldehyde dehydrogenase family protein: MKPIQLISPVDGSVYAERTPLSHDAAVAAVARAKAAQKAWAARPLTERVALVQAGVAKLNGMSAVIVEELAWQMGRPTRFGGEFGGVNARTDYMAGIAAETLAPKMVEDSDTFRRYLAREALGVVFIVAPWNYPYLTTINTLVPALIAGNSVVLKASSQTLLVGERMAEAFHAAGVPADVFQNVVLDHATTEALIGARAFGFVNFTGSVGGGVAMEKAAAGTFTPLGLELGGKDPGYVRADANLDAAVDTLMDGAMFNSGQCCCGIERIYVHESLYDAFVEKAVAWVNALKLGNPFDAATTLGPMANKRFAAVVRGQVAEAIAAGAMPLIDPANFPADDGGAYLAPQVLVNVDHSMRVMTEESFGPVVGIMKVKDDAEAIALMNDSPYGLTASVWTEDYDTAAAIGAQIETGTVFMNRADYLDPALCWTGCKDTGRGGSLSYLGFHSVTRPKSYHFKKV
- a CDS encoding iron-containing alcohol dehydrogenase — encoded protein: MSHNVPNRNWSYPTAIKFGVGRISELAEHCAAAGVKKPLLVTDKALASLPITAAALDGLAAAGLGRSVFSEVDPNPNEGNMAAGIAVYLAGGHDGVICFGGGSALDLGKMIALMAHQRADLSVWDLEDIDDWFTRADAGKIAPIIAVPTTAGTGSEVGRAGVLTNSVTHKKKIIFHPKLMPVVTICDPALTVGMPKFITAGTGMDALAHCLEAYCSPFYHPMSQGIALEGMRLVFENLPTAYGDPTNLEARAHMMSAAAMGAVAFQKGLGAIHALSHPIGAVYNTHHGTTNAVVMPMVLDFNRPAIEARLEKAAAYIGIAGGFDGFRQAVMNLRTVLGIPANLTAMGVEAARLDALTEMALEDPSCGGNPVELTRANTRALFDACM
- a CDS encoding NAD(P)/FAD-dependent oxidoreductase gives rise to the protein MTERSEIAVIGAGVIGLAVAERLLAEGREVTLVDPGEPGAGASYGNAGTIADYAVMPVGSPDVLRNLPSLLFDKMSPLSIRRAAIASLMPWLMRFAAQSLPGPTARNAAAIARLLADACPSWLDLADRIGGDGIMQKRGCLYVYETKAAFRAAEADMAFRRTLGITVDLVGPAVLRQMEPGLPEVEGGAAFFPKAVFLNDPGAMMRLLAAHVGSGARVIRARAERLERRVDGIVVSGPGFALHARKVVLAAGAHSRALAAQAGDRVPLDTERGYHVEWDMEAPRLMRPACPTARGFYLCPMQGRLRVAGTVELGGLRAPPSPHRIAKLVEGARAIFPDLPEPSREWMGFRPSVPDSVPVIGPSSRGDDVIHAYGHGHIGLTLAPITARIVADLVAGRAPELDLSSYLPTRF
- a CDS encoding NAD-dependent epimerase/dehydratase family protein, with amino-acid sequence MGQRALVTGSAGFIGYHLTARLLAEGWSVTGLDAMTDYYDVSLKQRRHGMLAQQPGFRPVEGRVETAGLVRELAEGVDVIVHLAAQAGVRHSIDAPRSYVEANLIGTFEVLEAARAVQPAHLLMASTSSVYGANTEMPYAEVHKADSPMSFYAATKKATEAMGHSYAHLYAIPTTMFRFFTVYGPWGRPDMALFKFVRAILAGEPIDIYNHGDMRRDFTYVDDLVEGIVRLIGVPPGGEAVGGMDSLSAVAPFRVVNIGNGAPVGLMEFVSAIEAALGQSAEKRFLPMQAGDVPATWADAALIEALTGTLPRTGIAEGVGRFVAWYRDYYRV
- a CDS encoding pyridoxamine 5'-phosphate oxidase family protein, producing MTDDADIRARFWRALHSDRTVMLGLQGGEAAPRPMTVMTEGDADHGPLWIFTSKETELGEAVQTTSQAFFTFASKGHDVFATVHGLLSPDTDRARVAKLWNPFVAAWYPQGQDDPTLLLLRFDPSQAEMWLNGSSLVAGLKMLLGADPKQDYQDYVTKGPLA
- a CDS encoding 2-hydroxyacid dehydrogenase — its product is MPATRLSVVVTRRLPEAVETRMTELFDVELRDTDAPMTRDELASALRRADVLVPTITDAIDAGLLAQAGDRLKLIANYGAGVDHIDVGTARSRGILVSNTPGVLTEDTADMAMALVLAVTRRIPEGLALMQSGDWHGWSPLSLLGGRIGGKRLGILGMGRIGQAVARRARAFGMQVHYHNRRRVRPEVEAELEATYWESLDQMVSRMDVISVNCPHTPSTFHLMNARRLKLMKPTAVIVNTSRGEVIDENALTRMLRAGELAGAGLDVYERGAEINPRLRELPNVVLLPHMGSATREGRIEMGEKVIINIKTFADGHRPPDQVVPGML
- a CDS encoding SH3 domain-containing protein translates to MGIGKRAVIGFCMIVLAGVVGAGVVAAEELGAKRPAPRPETLAAPFIDGAEAAGVKEAPALAAPQVQPAIAKPRVPPRDPTRGSVTNLPLPRFVSLKGNEGNARRGPGLTHRIDWVFTRSGMPLRITAEYEHWRRIEDADGAGGWVHYALLSGVRSALVTADVADFRDAPRDDAEVSFQAERNVVGWIQECVPDWCRLSVDGEKGWVRTSALWGVDPGEVIE
- a CDS encoding TetR family transcriptional regulator C-terminal domain-containing protein, producing the protein MTVAPTNTRRPYRREGEEKRRDDLIAAAIQLVAEGGAAAATVRAIAERAGVTPGLIRHYFASKEELTQTAYRSVMEGMTQSAVQSLADAAVDDPLARLAVFVASNFQPAILDPVVLAVWAAYLHRSRTDPAMMSVHEAAYLGFRTQLQGLIAALPGRKQNPARDRRDAIACNAVIDGLWIEGAALPDAFTRGELVRIALDATGAILGVTLPVPDAHSE